A genomic stretch from Hydrogenimonas urashimensis includes:
- a CDS encoding type II toxin-antitoxin system RelE family toxin: MYKVLVPHSVFKELKKIDHKDLELVWKKIGQLEKGEFSGDKPLKGKYRGKFRKRAGNYRIIYVREEDVLIITLVRVAHRKEVY; encoded by the coding sequence ATGTATAAGGTTCTCGTTCCTCATAGCGTGTTCAAGGAATTGAAAAAAATTGACCATAAAGATTTGGAATTGGTATGGAAAAAAATTGGTCAACTTGAAAAAGGCGAATTTTCCGGAGATAAACCTCTGAAAGGAAAATATCGAGGTAAATTTAGAAAGAGAGCGGGGAATTATCGTATCATTTATGTGAGAGAAGAAGATGTGCTCATCATCACACTTGTTCGTGTGGCCCATCGAAAAGAGGTGTATTGA
- a CDS encoding ankyrin repeat domain-containing protein: MNDNKNKLIEAVKADALNEVERLLEAADANMTDERGWPLLLVAIKSGASRKMVELLLARGADLTWTTEEGVSLLDEAVEKNRLDLVELFIEKGLDPATTRRKSGMTVLMLAASFDYIEMMELLFANGADIYAQDEFGWTAADFAKRLRRERASRWIEAKMENPF; this comes from the coding sequence ATGAATGATAATAAAAATAAATTGATCGAAGCGGTGAAAGCCGATGCGTTAAACGAAGTCGAACGTCTGCTGGAAGCGGCTGACGCAAACATGACCGATGAGAGAGGGTGGCCGCTGCTTTTAGTCGCCATCAAGAGCGGCGCATCCAGAAAGATGGTGGAGCTGCTCCTGGCGCGGGGTGCCGACCTGACGTGGACGACGGAAGAGGGGGTAAGCCTGCTGGATGAGGCGGTGGAGAAGAACCGCTTGGACCTGGTGGAGCTTTTCATCGAAAAAGGGCTCGATCCGGCGACGACACGCCGAAAGAGTGGTATGACGGTTTTAATGCTGGCCGCCTCTTTCGACTATATCGAGATGATGGAACTCCTTTTTGCCAACGGGGCGGACATTTACGCCCAGGATGAATTCGGTTGGACGGCCGCCGATTTCGCGAAAAGGCTCCGTAGAGAGCGGGCGAGCCGGTGGATCGAAGCGAAGATGGAGAACCCTTTCTGA
- a CDS encoding DNA polymerase Y family protein produces the protein MIIHLDLDCFFASCERLLDPSLAGKPIAVGGRGDPFIFAPTSRRNIDVTLENSGAFVPTLFYDAQAGFDDYFVEGGRVRGIVITSSYEARAFGVKTGMTIREALRLCPRMIVRPPNHLFYHDRSHTLKQWLQKRIPVLEQYSVDEFFGDVGGWIPDRKVEAFCHTLRREIESTFGLPITIGAAPSKWIAKLATGAAKPSAGNGVKVIFPETVDNFVNPLPIDAFPGIGRGFSKRLKAYKIETLGDLKAAKHLLYRWKKPGIQLYHRVNGDDNEPVVAGRDRRSIGISRTIDPVFDRNEIRRRLIILCRHLAHLVGKIDAHPHTIFLGIKYQFGQKSKRSVTERFTFSELTLRRRVLELFDTIDIYRSLAIVRLGISCGNFAVKPVTEGSLLTYAADLKAQKLWQQTAIVRKKYGIDTIRSAVEMI, from the coding sequence CGATCTCGACTGTTTCTTCGCCTCGTGCGAACGTCTTCTCGACCCTTCTCTCGCAGGCAAGCCTATTGCCGTGGGCGGACGGGGCGATCCGTTCATCTTCGCCCCGACTTCCAGGCGCAACATCGATGTCACGCTCGAAAACAGCGGGGCCTTCGTGCCGACCCTTTTTTACGATGCCCAGGCCGGTTTCGACGACTATTTCGTCGAAGGGGGCAGAGTCCGGGGCATCGTCATCACCTCCAGCTACGAAGCGAGAGCTTTCGGTGTCAAAACCGGCATGACGATCCGCGAAGCGCTGCGCCTCTGCCCCCGCATGATCGTCCGGCCGCCCAACCACCTCTTCTACCACGACCGCTCCCACACCCTCAAACAATGGCTGCAGAAACGGATCCCGGTGCTGGAGCAGTACAGCGTGGACGAATTTTTCGGTGACGTGGGTGGCTGGATTCCCGATAGGAAGGTGGAAGCCTTCTGCCATACCCTGCGCCGGGAGATCGAGAGCACATTCGGATTGCCCATCACGATCGGAGCCGCCCCCTCCAAATGGATCGCCAAGCTCGCCACCGGAGCCGCCAAACCCTCGGCAGGGAACGGGGTGAAAGTCATTTTTCCGGAGACGGTTGACAACTTTGTCAACCCACTTCCCATCGACGCCTTTCCGGGCATCGGGCGGGGATTTTCGAAACGCCTGAAAGCCTATAAAATCGAAACCCTCGGTGATCTGAAAGCGGCGAAACACCTGCTCTACCGCTGGAAAAAACCGGGCATACAGCTCTACCATCGTGTCAACGGTGACGACAACGAACCGGTCGTCGCCGGCCGCGACAGGCGTTCCATCGGCATCTCACGCACCATCGATCCCGTCTTCGACCGCAACGAAATCCGAAGAAGGCTTATCATCCTCTGCCGCCATCTGGCCCATCTCGTCGGAAAGATCGACGCCCATCCCCACACCATTTTTCTGGGGATCAAATACCAGTTCGGCCAAAAGAGCAAACGCAGCGTCACCGAACGCTTCACCTTCAGCGAGCTGACCCTGCGCAGAAGGGTGCTGGAACTTTTTGATACCATCGACATCTACCGGAGTCTCGCCATCGTCCGGCTTGGCATCAGCTGCGGCAATTTCGCCGTAAAACCGGTCACCGAAGGATCGCTGCTGACCTACGCAGCCGATCTCAAGGCGCAAAAACTTTGGCAGCAGACCGCCATCGTCCGGAAAAAATACGGCATCGATACGATCCGTTCGGCCGTGGAGATGATTTGA
- the rpsL gene encoding 30S ribosomal protein S12, with translation MPTINQLVPKERKKVIKKSKSPALVKCPQRRGVCTRVYTTTPKKPNSALRKVAKVRLTSGFEVISYIPGEGHNLQEHSIVLVRGGRVKDLPGVKYHIVRGALDTAGVANRRVSRSKYGAKRPK, from the coding sequence GTGCCTACCATTAACCAATTGGTCCCCAAGGAACGCAAAAAGGTCATCAAAAAATCGAAGTCTCCGGCACTGGTCAAGTGTCCGCAGCGACGCGGCGTCTGCACGCGCGTCTATACCACGACACCGAAAAAACCGAACTCGGCGCTTCGTAAAGTCGCGAAGGTCCGTCTTACAAGCGGTTTCGAGGTCATCAGTTACATCCCCGGAGAGGGACACAACCTGCAAGAACACTCCATCGTACTCGTACGCGGCGGCCGTGTCAAAGACCTTCCGGGTGTCAAGTACCATATCGTACGCGGTGCGCTCGATACTGCCGGTGTCGCAAACCGCCGTGTGTCACGCTCCAAGTATGGTGCGAAGCGCCCCAAATAA
- a CDS encoding O-acetyl-ADP-ribose deacetylase, translating to MPIHIKAGDITKEKACAIVNAANRSLMGGGGVDGAIHRAGGPAILAACKEVRRTQYPDGLPTGEAVATTAGNLPAQYVIHTVGPIWGRCGDRCDELLANAYRNSLKVAVELGCDSVVFPAISTGVYGFPADRAAKIAYKTVKDFLKSHPDMDVTFIFHSDRSRKVFEKATAH from the coding sequence ATGCCGATACACATTAAAGCCGGAGATATCACGAAAGAGAAGGCTTGCGCCATCGTCAATGCCGCCAACAGGTCGTTGATGGGAGGCGGTGGCGTGGACGGGGCGATCCACCGCGCCGGCGGCCCGGCGATTCTGGCGGCGTGCAAAGAGGTCCGACGGACCCAATACCCCGACGGCCTGCCGACCGGCGAAGCGGTGGCGACCACAGCGGGTAACCTGCCCGCGCAGTATGTCATCCATACCGTCGGCCCCATCTGGGGACGTTGTGGCGACCGGTGCGACGAACTGCTCGCCAACGCCTACCGAAACTCCCTGAAAGTTGCCGTGGAACTGGGGTGCGACTCCGTCGTTTTCCCCGCTATCTCCACGGGGGTCTACGGCTTTCCCGCCGATCGGGCGGCGAAGATCGCCTACAAAACGGTGAAGGATTTCCTAAAGTCACATCCGGATATGGATGTGACCTTCATCTTCCATTCCGACAGGAGCCGGAAGGTGTTTGAGAAGGCGACTGCTCATTAG
- the fusA gene encoding elongation factor G: MARKTPIERVRNIGIAAHIDAGKTTTTERILFYTGLSHKIGEVHDGAATMDWMEQEQERGITITSAATTCFWKNHQINIIDTPGHVDFTIEVERSMRVLDGAVAVFCAVGGVQPQSETVWRQANKYGVPRMAFVNKMDRVGADFFEVERQIKERLKSNAVPIQIPIGAEDDFQGVVDLVTMKAIIWEDEGFGQKFEVTDIPADLVDQANEYREKLIEAVAETSEELMEKYFGGEELSEEEIKKGIKAATLDMSMVPMLCGTAFKNKGVQPLLDAVVDYLPAPTEVRNIHGEDMEGNPIEIQSTDDGPFAALAFKIMTDPFVGQLTFIRVYRGIIDAGSYVYNSTKGKKERIGRLLKMHSNKREEIKELYAGEIGACVGLKSTLTGDTLCDEKEKVILERMEFPDPVISVAVEPKTKADQEKMSIALQKLAEEDPSFRVHTDEESGQTIISGMGELHLEIIVDRMMREFKVEAEVGQPQVAYRETIKTPVEQEYKYAKQSGGRGQYGHVFLKLEPMEPGSGYEFVDAIKGGVVPREYIPAVDKGVQEAMQNGVLAGYPVEDVKVTLYDGSYHDVDSSEMAFKLAGSMCFKEGAKKANPVILEPIMKVEVEVPEEYMGDVIGDLNRRRGQINSMEDRHGNKIVNAFVPLAEMFGYSTDLRSATQGRGTYAMEFDHYEEVPKNVAEEIIKKRNG, from the coding sequence ATGGCACGAAAAACCCCCATTGAACGTGTACGAAACATCGGTATCGCCGCCCACATCGATGCCGGAAAAACGACGACGACGGAACGTATTCTCTTCTATACGGGCCTCTCGCACAAAATCGGCGAAGTCCACGACGGCGCGGCGACGATGGACTGGATGGAGCAGGAGCAGGAGCGCGGTATTACGATCACCTCGGCTGCGACGACCTGTTTTTGGAAAAACCATCAGATCAACATCATCGACACCCCCGGCCACGTCGACTTCACGATCGAAGTCGAGCGCTCCATGCGGGTTCTCGACGGCGCGGTCGCCGTCTTCTGTGCGGTCGGTGGCGTTCAGCCCCAGTCTGAAACGGTATGGCGCCAGGCCAACAAATACGGCGTTCCCCGCATGGCTTTCGTCAACAAGATGGACCGTGTCGGTGCCGACTTCTTCGAAGTGGAGCGCCAGATCAAAGAGCGCCTCAAATCCAATGCCGTGCCGATCCAGATTCCCATCGGCGCGGAAGACGATTTCCAGGGTGTCGTCGACCTCGTGACGATGAAAGCGATCATCTGGGAAGATGAGGGCTTCGGACAGAAGTTCGAAGTGACCGATATCCCCGCCGACCTGGTCGACCAGGCCAACGAGTATCGCGAAAAGCTGATCGAAGCGGTCGCGGAAACCAGCGAAGAGCTGATGGAGAAATATTTCGGCGGCGAGGAGCTGAGCGAAGAGGAGATCAAGAAAGGTATCAAAGCCGCGACGCTCGATATGAGCATGGTTCCTATGCTCTGCGGAACCGCCTTCAAAAACAAAGGGGTTCAGCCGCTTCTGGATGCGGTTGTCGACTACCTGCCCGCGCCGACGGAAGTTCGCAACATTCACGGGGAAGATATGGAAGGCAATCCTATCGAAATCCAGTCCACCGACGACGGCCCGTTCGCCGCACTGGCGTTTAAGATTATGACCGACCCCTTCGTCGGACAGCTCACCTTCATCCGTGTCTACCGCGGCATCATCGATGCGGGAAGCTACGTCTACAACTCCACGAAAGGCAAAAAAGAGCGCATCGGACGACTGCTGAAGATGCACTCCAACAAACGCGAAGAGATCAAAGAGCTCTACGCCGGGGAAATCGGCGCCTGCGTCGGTCTGAAATCGACCCTGACCGGCGATACCCTTTGCGACGAAAAAGAGAAGGTCATCCTCGAGCGGATGGAGTTCCCCGATCCGGTTATCTCCGTTGCCGTCGAGCCCAAGACGAAAGCGGACCAGGAGAAGATGTCCATCGCTCTGCAGAAACTGGCCGAAGAGGATCCCTCGTTCCGCGTCCATACCGACGAAGAGAGCGGCCAGACCATCATCTCCGGTATGGGTGAGCTGCACCTGGAGATCATCGTCGACCGTATGATGCGCGAATTCAAGGTCGAAGCGGAAGTGGGTCAGCCCCAGGTTGCCTACCGCGAAACCATCAAGACACCGGTCGAGCAGGAGTACAAGTACGCCAAGCAGTCCGGCGGTCGCGGTCAGTATGGCCACGTCTTCTTGAAACTGGAGCCGATGGAGCCGGGCAGCGGCTACGAATTCGTCGATGCCATCAAGGGTGGTGTCGTTCCGCGCGAATATATCCCCGCCGTCGACAAAGGGGTCCAGGAAGCGATGCAAAATGGCGTTCTCGCCGGCTATCCTGTCGAAGATGTGAAAGTGACCCTCTACGACGGTAGCTACCACGACGTCGACTCCAGTGAAATGGCCTTCAAACTGGCCGGTTCCATGTGTTTCAAAGAGGGCGCGAAGAAGGCGAATCCCGTCATTCTCGAACCCATCATGAAAGTCGAAGTGGAAGTGCCCGAAGAGTACATGGGGGATGTCATCGGCGACCTGAACCGCCGCCGCGGACAGATCAACAGCATGGAAGACCGCCACGGCAACAAGATCGTCAACGCATTCGTGCCTCTGGCGGAAATGTTCGGCTACTCCACCGACCTGCGCTCCGCCACACAGGGACGCGGAACCTACGCGATGGAATTCGACCATTACGAAGAGGTTCCCAAAAATGTCGCCGAAGAGATCATCAAGAAGCGCAACGGCTGA
- the rpsG gene encoding 30S ribosomal protein S7 encodes MRRRRAPVREVMPDPIYNSKVVTKFINGIMLDGKKSVAETVMYSALKIAEEKTGKKGIEIFEEAIENVKPLMEVKSRRVGGATYQVPIEVRPVRQQALAIRWIIDAARKRNERTMAARLANELIEASEKRGAAYKKKEDTYKMAEANKAFAHYRW; translated from the coding sequence ATGAGAAGACGACGAGCACCCGTTCGTGAAGTGATGCCTGACCCGATTTACAACTCGAAAGTGGTCACCAAGTTTATCAACGGAATTATGCTGGATGGAAAGAAATCCGTTGCTGAAACAGTAATGTACAGTGCTTTGAAGATCGCCGAAGAGAAGACCGGCAAAAAAGGAATCGAAATTTTTGAAGAGGCGATCGAAAACGTCAAGCCTTTGATGGAAGTCAAAAGCCGCCGGGTCGGCGGTGCCACCTATCAGGTGCCGATCGAAGTCCGTCCGGTTCGCCAGCAGGCACTCGCGATCCGATGGATCATCGACGCGGCACGCAAACGCAACGAACGCACGATGGCGGCCCGACTTGCCAACGAACTGATTGAAGCGAGCGAAAAACGCGGCGCGGCCTACAAGAAAAAAGAAGATACCTACAAGATGGCAGAAGCGAACAAAGCGTTCGCCCACTACCGATGGTAA
- a CDS encoding ribbon-helix-helix protein, CopG family codes for MKKAINIRMDENLLKTLDEAAKELDRSRTWLIEQAVSAYMDRLDEIISDKRLDDIKNGKETLYSLKEVREKLGLENV; via the coding sequence ATGAAAAAAGCGATCAATATACGAATGGATGAGAATTTGTTGAAAACACTCGACGAAGCTGCCAAAGAGTTGGATAGAAGCCGAACATGGCTGATTGAACAGGCGGTGAGTGCCTATATGGATAGACTGGACGAGATTATCTCCGACAAGCGATTGGACGATATAAAAAACGGAAAAGAAACACTCTATTCGCTGAAAGAGGTGAGGGAAAAACTCGGATTGGAAAATGTATAA
- a CDS encoding vWA domain-containing protein, giving the protein MNPEEKIARAKTRLVVRNPWFGLLASRLKMESSDEVEAFLSDGRVLQYNDEWIAEVPVESVEFALANSVMHHVLSHENRKLSRQGWLWQLATDYAINDLLAQNGFHIPEGARFEARFSGMYAEAIYAVLKDEIKNEEYNDDESNEEGFNEQNRNRQKEQAPSKERKQEGSEKFPLPPQELEPALEEMWANAMQEALKRAKDQGKTPAGLERLFEKGVQGSVDWRSELYQAIHRHLKSDYTYARPNRKALAYGIYLPSTTSERLTVTVAIDSSGSVDEKLLGLFMGELEAMMLSFPDAEVDLLVCDAKIQGIYRFRSGEVLDFTLKGGGGTDFRPVFETIDKELPQTALLIYFTDGEGRFPETEPFYDTIWVLPEEKEVPFGKRILLNPHVV; this is encoded by the coding sequence ATGAACCCCGAAGAGAAGATTGCCCGCGCCAAGACGCGCCTGGTGGTGAGAAATCCCTGGTTCGGTCTGCTGGCCAGCCGCTTGAAGATGGAGTCCAGCGACGAGGTGGAAGCCTTTTTGAGCGACGGACGGGTGTTGCAATACAACGACGAATGGATTGCCGAAGTGCCCGTGGAGAGTGTCGAGTTTGCCCTGGCCAACAGCGTCATGCACCATGTTCTCTCCCACGAAAACCGCAAACTCTCCCGCCAGGGGTGGCTCTGGCAGCTCGCCACCGATTACGCCATCAACGACCTGTTGGCGCAAAACGGATTTCACATACCCGAGGGTGCCCGCTTCGAGGCGCGTTTTTCCGGCATGTACGCCGAAGCAATCTACGCCGTTTTGAAAGATGAGATCAAAAACGAAGAGTACAACGACGACGAGAGCAACGAAGAAGGGTTCAACGAGCAGAACAGAAACCGCCAGAAAGAGCAGGCCCCTTCCAAAGAGCGAAAACAAGAAGGAAGCGAGAAATTCCCCCTTCCACCCCAGGAGCTGGAGCCGGCATTGGAAGAGATGTGGGCCAACGCCATGCAGGAGGCGTTGAAACGTGCGAAGGATCAGGGCAAAACGCCGGCCGGACTGGAACGGCTCTTCGAAAAAGGGGTGCAAGGCTCCGTCGACTGGCGCAGCGAACTCTACCAGGCGATCCACCGCCATCTCAAAAGCGACTACACCTACGCCCGTCCCAACAGAAAAGCGCTGGCTTACGGCATCTATCTGCCTTCCACGACCAGTGAGCGGCTCACCGTCACCGTCGCCATCGATTCCAGCGGCTCGGTGGACGAAAAACTGCTGGGGCTTTTCATGGGCGAACTGGAGGCGATGATGCTCAGCTTCCCCGATGCGGAAGTGGATCTGCTGGTATGCGACGCCAAAATCCAGGGTATCTACCGGTTCCGGTCGGGCGAAGTGCTCGACTTCACTCTCAAAGGTGGCGGCGGCACCGATTTTCGGCCGGTGTTCGAGACCATAGACAAAGAGCTGCCCCAGACCGCACTTCTGATCTATTTCACCGACGGAGAGGGGCGGTTTCCCGAAACGGAACCGTTTTACGATACGATCTGGGTACTGCCCGAAGAGAAAGAGGTCCCCTTTGGAAAAAGGATACTTTTGAATCCACATGTAGTATAA
- a CDS encoding ATP-binding protein has translation MKPNEAKTAVAHLVEERVPLFLWGPPGIGKSSIVRQIAEEKGIGFVDLRLSLLDPTDLRGIPFFDQQAHKAVWAPPAFLPDGSVAEGILFLDELNTAAPMVQASAYQLILDRKIGEYELPEGWAIVAAGNRESDRGVVYRMPAPLANRFVHLRMQSDPAQWRRWATERGIDPAIVGFIAARPDALFMFDATSSHRSFATPRSWEYVDKILKSTPEAELLMPLIAGSIGEELAAEFLSWRAAAKDLPDVEALLEGETCGIPEDPNALHVLASMILQRIDADTPKERLEYLLAYLMELPPEFSVMIVKELQHKGVLLEKSPRFKTWIQKFAYLLT, from the coding sequence TTGAAACCAAATGAAGCGAAAACGGCGGTCGCCCACCTGGTGGAGGAGCGGGTGCCGCTCTTTCTCTGGGGGCCACCGGGTATCGGCAAATCCTCCATCGTCCGGCAAATCGCCGAAGAGAAGGGGATCGGCTTTGTCGACCTGCGGCTCTCTCTGCTCGATCCCACCGATTTGCGGGGGATTCCCTTTTTCGACCAGCAGGCCCACAAGGCGGTCTGGGCGCCGCCCGCCTTTCTGCCCGATGGCAGCGTGGCGGAGGGGATTTTGTTTCTCGACGAGCTCAATACCGCCGCGCCGATGGTGCAGGCGAGCGCCTACCAGCTGATACTGGATCGAAAAATCGGTGAGTACGAACTGCCCGAAGGGTGGGCCATCGTGGCGGCGGGCAATAGGGAGAGCGACCGGGGGGTGGTCTACCGCATGCCCGCGCCTTTGGCCAACCGTTTCGTCCATCTGCGGATGCAGAGCGATCCCGCCCAGTGGCGGCGATGGGCGACGGAACGTGGGATCGACCCCGCCATCGTCGGATTCATCGCCGCCCGTCCCGACGCCCTTTTCATGTTCGATGCCACATCGTCCCATCGCTCTTTCGCCACACCCCGAAGCTGGGAGTATGTGGACAAAATTTTGAAATCGACGCCGGAGGCGGAACTGCTGATGCCGCTCATTGCCGGAAGTATTGGGGAGGAGCTGGCGGCGGAATTTCTGAGCTGGCGGGCCGCCGCCAAGGATCTGCCGGACGTGGAGGCGCTGCTGGAGGGGGAGACGTGCGGGATTCCCGAAGACCCAAACGCCCTCCATGTGCTCGCTTCGATGATTCTACAGCGTATCGATGCCGACACGCCCAAGGAGAGGCTGGAGTATCTGCTGGCCTACCTGATGGAACTGCCGCCGGAGTTTTCGGTGATGATCGTCAAGGAGCTGCAGCACAAAGGGGTCCTGCTTGAGAAATCGCCCCGCTTCAAAACGTGGATACAAAAGTTCGCTTACCTGCTGACATGA